The Pogona vitticeps strain Pit_001003342236 chromosome 6, PviZW2.1, whole genome shotgun sequence genome contains a region encoding:
- the COX18 gene encoding cytochrome c oxidase assembly protein COX18, mitochondrial isoform X2, whose translation MRRIVSNLYIRDNCHPVKASLLVLVQMPMWVFVSIALRNLSIGRTASEGDFIQEQLSTGGVLWFTDLTVPDSTWIMPVTLGLLNLFIIELFALRKTEVSKLQKYITHFCRAVSVLMIPIAATAPSCIALYWLSSSFMGLSHNLLLRSPAFRRLCAIPQTKSHSDTPYRDLVSAFCAKFSIK comes from the exons ATGAGAAGGATTGTTTCAAACTTGTACATCCGAGATAATTGTCATCCTGTCAAGGCCAGCCTGCTTGTATTAGTACAGATGCCAATGTGGGTCTTTGTTTCAATTGCTTTGCGTAATTTGAGCATTGGCAGGACAGCTTCTGAAG GGGATTTCATTCAGGAGCAGCTTTCTACAGGAGGTGTGCTTTGGTTTACAGACCTCACTGTACCTGACTCAACTTGGATTATGCCAGTTACCCTTGGACTCCTCAATCTGTTCATAATAGAG TTATTTGCTTTGCGCAAAACAGAAGTATCCAAATTGCAGAAGTATATCACTCACTTCTGCCGAGCCGTGTCTGTATTAATGATCCCAATTGCTGCAACCGCACCTTCG tGCATAGCCTTGTACTGGTTGTCCTCAAGCTTCATGGGCCTCTCACACAATCTTCTGCTGCGCTCTCCTGCTTTCCGTAGACTCTGTGCCATACCTCAGACCAAGTCCCATTCAGACACTCCTTACAGAGATCTTGTTTCGGCTTTCTGTGCGAAGTTTTCCATCAAGTGA